One Halobaculum roseum DNA segment encodes these proteins:
- a CDS encoding MBL fold metallo-hydrolase: MRVTFLGTGSAMPVADRVQTGLLVESAPGDRRPLLVDCGAGIVHRLSQTDPGYEAVSTVLLTHHHLDHVSDLLALLKARWLAGEERLHVVGPPGTKALLDDLLSVGAYEYLDGRADLSVREVHPGAEFSLAGLEIEAFETRHSKQCLAYRFADRGGEADTADDGGDDEATDDDTDPDAAEGRADDAAGGDFVFSGDSEAFAGLANFAEGARVLAHDCSFPDEVDVDNHPTPTQLGEALAGRDIDRVYLTHLYPHTEGRHEEMLESIGRHFDGDVRVARDGLRFEL; this comes from the coding sequence ATGCGCGTCACGTTCCTCGGGACCGGCTCGGCGATGCCCGTCGCCGACCGCGTCCAGACCGGCCTGCTCGTGGAGTCCGCGCCGGGCGACCGACGCCCGCTGCTGGTCGACTGCGGCGCCGGGATCGTCCACCGGCTCTCCCAGACCGACCCCGGCTACGAGGCCGTCTCGACGGTCCTGTTGACGCATCACCACCTCGATCACGTCTCCGACCTCCTCGCGCTCCTGAAGGCGCGCTGGCTCGCCGGCGAGGAGCGCCTCCACGTCGTCGGTCCGCCCGGCACGAAGGCGCTGCTCGACGACCTGCTGTCGGTCGGCGCCTACGAGTACCTCGACGGCCGGGCCGACCTGAGCGTCCGCGAGGTCCACCCCGGCGCCGAGTTCTCGCTGGCCGGCCTGGAGATCGAGGCGTTCGAGACCCGCCACTCCAAACAGTGTCTCGCCTACCGGTTCGCCGACCGGGGCGGCGAAGCGGACACCGCTGACGACGGGGGCGACGACGAGGCGACGGACGACGACACGGACCCGGACGCGGCGGAAGGCAGGGCAGACGACGCCGCCGGCGGCGACTTCGTCTTCTCGGGCGACTCCGAGGCGTTCGCGGGGCTCGCGAACTTCGCCGAGGGCGCTCGCGTGCTGGCGCACGACTGTTCGTTCCCCGACGAGGTCGACGTGGACAACCATCCGACGCCGACGCAGTTGGGCGAGGCGCTCGCCGGCCGCGACATCGACCGCGTCTACCTCACGCACCTGTACCCCCACACCGAGGGTCGCCACGAGGAGATGCTCGAATCGATCGGCCGCCACTTCGACGGCGACGTGCGGGTCGCACGCGACGGGCTCCGGTTCGAGCTGTGA